The Corynebacterium coyleae genome segment ACAACAGTACGCATCATGGTGGTTTGAAAACGCCGCCACCATGGAGCAGCGCGACAGCGCACACCTGCTCTCGGGCGGTGGGTTGCCTCCGGAGATCGATAGGCCACTGCTGCAGTTCGCCTGCGAAACCCTCCACGAGTACACGCTGACTGAAACCCAGCGCGTCAATCTTCGCGACGGGTTCCACTCCGGCATCCGCGGTGTCCTGATCAACATCCGCCGCAGCTAGTCGCTTTACGACGACACCGGGGCCGCCAACCACCTTGCGGCCCCGTTTTTGCGTTGCTTGCCCTGCGCTTCTCTTCTGCTTCCGGCGCCTCCCCGTCTGCCCCCCTTTCTCGAAATAGTTCCCCGCGCGGGAACTTTCTTCGGTTTCCGGCACCTTTGCCGCGACATTTCCCCAGGTCGGCAGTTCTAGACACTCGTGGTCGGACAAAATAGTTCCCGGATTCAGCGTGAACCTGGGAACTTTTTTGCGGCTGCCCCTGGCACTGACAAATATTGCAAAATTTGTCAGGCCGGATTTCTGTCCAGGCCAGATACCGGTGGCTGACAGATTACGGCGGAATGTGTCAGGAAAGGCCTAGCGCTCGGCGCCAGAGTCGGTCTCGGCGTCAGTGTCGGCATCAGCCTTAGCGTCAGCATCCGACTCGGCGTCGCGGAGGTAGGCCTCGGCGTCGCCGATGGTGTCGTCGGCAGCGCCCGCCGCTTCGGCAGCGCCAGTGTCGGCAGTCTCAGCAGAATCGGCAGCGTCCCCCTCGGAGCCGGCTTCGAGCTGGCGGTCGGCTGCGGAAGCAGAAGCACCCGAACCGGCCTCGAGCTCGCCGCCCATGGAGGCACGGATCTCGGCGAGACGGTTGGAGGCGGCCGCATCGGAAGAGCCGGACTCGATTTCGGCGATGCGATCGTTCATGGAGTCCTTCATCAACTCCTGCTGGCCAAGTGCGTTGGCGTAGCGCCGTTCGATTTTGTCGCGTACGCCGTCGAGGGTGGGCACGTCGTCAGTATTGAACTGGTTCATCGTGTCCATGGTGCGGGCCGTGTGCTCCTGCATCTTGGCCTGGTTGAGCTGGGACTCAAGCTGGGAAACCTGGGCCAGTTGCTCCTGCAGGCGGGCCTCGGACTGCTTCTGCTTTTGCTGTGCTTCCTTGGCGGCGTGGTCGGCGGAGGCGTAGGACTGCTTGGTTTGCTCAAGTTCCTGCTCGACGGACACCAGTTGGGTGGCGATGACCTCGGCGGTGGAGTTGAACTGTTGGGCCTTTTCGGTGTCGCCAGCGGCGGTGGCCTTGTCGGCAGCCTGGAGGGCGGTGCGGGCCTTGGCCTGCAGGTCGTCCTGGGACTTAATCAGGCGGTCGAGTTTCATCTGCAGCTGGTTGCGGTTGCCGATGATGTTGGCGGCCTGCTGGGTGATGTCTTGGTGCTGCTTCTTCGCGGCTGCGATGGCCTGTTGGATTTGCACCTTCGGGTCGGCATTCTCGTCGATTTTGGTGTCGAAAGACTGCATAAGGTACTTCCAGCCTTTGGTAAACGGGTTCGCCATGGTTGGGTCCTTTCGGTGTTTGTCGGTTTGGGTGCGTCGTCGTTAGGCAAGTGTACGCATGAAAAAAGCGCCCGGCAGGCGGGCGCTTGGGGGGTGAGGTCTAGTTTTCCTCGGTGTTTTGGGCTGCGATCTGACGGCGAACCTCGTCCATATCGAGGGCCTTGACCTGGCTAATCACGTCTTCGAAGGCGGCCGGCGGAAGGGCGCCAGCTTGCTGCCAAATCATGATTCCGTCGCGGAATGCCATCAGGGTAGGAATTGCCTGAATCTCAAGTGCGGCTGCGAGCTGCTGGTTCGCCTCGGTGTCGAGTTTGGCAAACGTCACGTCGGTGTGGGTCTCGGATGCCTTTTCGTAGGTTGGGGCGAACTGGCGACAGGGGCCGCACCAGGAGGCCCATGCGTCGACAAAGACGATGCCGTCCTGAGTGACGGTTTGCTCAAACGTGTCCTCGGTTACATCAATGGTGCTCAACGTTTCGCTCCTTGTTGCGTTGGGTTATCCTTTTGGGGTTGTGTCACATACAACGCGAAGAGTTTTGTCGTATTCCCACCCGTGTTGGGGACGCTTTAAGGAGGCGCTCACCAGTCATGACGAAGACCTATAAGATTTCGGGTCCTGATGACGAAGTGGCTGTTGCTTCCCTTGCAGATGAGCTTTCTCTGGTGCAGGGTGCGCATGAGGTGGACATCAATATTGAGGACGGCGTCTTGACTGTTGTCGGGTTCACGTTCACTGATGAGGATGTCCGGTTGGCTGCGGTGAACGCAGGCTACGAGTTACATTTTTGACCTATAACACCGTTTGAGGAGGCTGCGATGGCTGAGCGTACGTTCCAGGTTGAGGGCATGACCTGCGGACATTGCGAGTTGAGTGTGCAGGAGGAGGTCGGCGAGATCGCTGGTGTCACCGGTGTGAAGGCTGACCACAAGACTGGCAATGTTGTCGTGGAGGGCGAGGGCTACTCCGACGCGGATATTGCTGCTGCAGTTGAGGAAGCGGGCTACAAGCTGGCCTAAACGGGGATTTCGTCACGGGTATATGGTGGGGCCATGACTCAACCTCCAGTGGCGTTGCAACATATTGAGCTCGGCGTAACGGGGATGACCTGTTCGTCGTGCTCTTCGCGTATTCAGCGCAAGTTGAACAAGCTTGATGGCGTTGATGCGTCGGTAAATTACTCCACCGAGACTGCGACTGTTTCGTTTGATCCGTCGTCGACGTCGACGCAGTTGCTTATCGACGAAGTCCGCGCCGCCGGCTACGACGCCTTTGAAATGGGTGACGAAAACGGTGGGGAAGCCGGTGAGGACGGGGGGTCGTCGACAAGCAATGCTCTCGATGAGGCGCGCGATGAAGAGGCCGAGTATTTAAAGCGCACGACGATTTGGTCGGCGCTGGTGTCGCTGCCGGTGATGCTGGTGAGCATGATCCACGGGCTGCAGTTCCCGAATTGGGAGTTTGCGGCGCTGGCTGCGACGACGCTGGTGTTTTTCTCCGCGGGCAGTGTGTTCCACCGTGCGACGTGGGTGAATCTGAAGCACGGCGCGATGACCATGGACACGCTGATCACGCTGGGTACGTCGGCGGCGTACCTGTGGTCGATTTGGGCACTGTTTGTTGGTGGCCCAGGCGAACCGGTGTACCTCGAGACCGCGTGTGTCGTGATCACGTTCCTGCTCTTGGGTAGGTGGTTTGAGACGCGCGCGAAAGGGCAGTCCTCGGAAGCGCTGCGCGAACTGCTGAGCATGGGCGCCAAGGACGCGGCGGTGATCCGCGGGGATAAAGAGGTCCGGGTGCCGATCTCGCAGGTAGTTGTGGGGGATCGTTTCGTGGTTCGCCCTGGTGAGAAGGTGGCCACGGATGGGCGTGTGATCTCGGGGCATTCAGCTATCGACGAATCCATGCTGACCGGCGAGTCCGTCCCGGTGGAGGTCGGCGAGGGCTCGATGGTCACCGGCGCGACCCTGAACACGTCGGGACGTCTGGTGGTGGAGGCCACCCGTGTCGGCTCGGAAACGACGCTGGCGCAGATGGGGCAGCTGGTCAAGGACGCGCAGGCTGGCAAGGCGCCGGTGGAGCGTCTGGTGGACCGGATCTCGCAGGTGTTTGTGCCGACGGTTGTTGTGGTTTCCCTGATCACGCTGGTGGGGCACCTGCTGGTGGGCCATGCGGTGGAGGACGCGTTTACGGCGGCGGTGGCGGTGTTGATCATCGCCTGCCCGTGCGCGTTGGGCCTGGCCACGCCGACGGCGATCTTGGTGGGTACCGGCCGTGGCGCCCAGATGGGGTTGTTGATTAAGGGCCCGGATGTGCTGGAATCCACACGCCAGGTGGACACGGTGGTGATGGATAAGACCGGCACGGTGACCACTGGTCAGATGGGTGTGGCTGATGTGCTGCCTGGCCCGGGCTACGAGGCCGATGAGGTGCTGCGCCTGGCTGCCGGTGTGGAGGCGGGTTCCGAGCACCCGATCGCACAGGCGATTGTGGAGGCCGCCGATGAGGTTCCTGAGGCAACCGGATTTGAGAATTTGCCAGGTCAGGGGGCTTCTGCGCGTATCGACGACACCCTCGTCCGCGTCGGCCGCCCCACCGGAGAGCTTGGTGCCCTGGCGGATGCGTTCACGGAGGCCGAGCAGCGCGGCGCGACCGCGGTTGCCGTGGAGGTCGACGGTGTTGTGGCCGGTGTGATCGCGGTGCGCGACACGGTGAAGGAGGACTCGCGCGATGCCGTCGCACGCCTGCGCGACTTGGGGATGACCCCTCACCTGCTCACTGGCGACAACCAGGGCGCAGCGGAGGCGGTGGCGGCTGAGGTGGGGATCGATCCCGCAAACGTCACCGCTGGCGTGCTGCCGGAGGACAAGGTCAACGTGGTCAAACGGCTGCAGGACTCGGGTCACCGGGTGGCTATGATCGGCGACGGTGTCAACGACGCCGCCGCCCTCGCCCAAGCGGACCTTGGTATGGCGATGGGAGCCGGCACCGACGTGGCCATTGAGGCGTCCGACATTACGTTGATGCATTCCTCGCTACGTTCCGCCGTGGACGCAATCCGCCTGTCGCGCAAAACGTTGAAGACCATCAAGGGCAACCTGTTCTGGGCGTTCGCCTACAACGTGCTGCTCATTCCGGTGGCTGCGCTGGGCTTCTTGGACCCGATGCTTGCCGGAATTGCGATGGCCTTCTCGTCAGTATTTGTGGTGTCCAACTCGCTGCGCCTGCGCGCGTTCAAGTCGGAATAGTGAAGTGCGACTACCTGCTGAAATAAAGTACATGCAACAAGGTGTTCGACTTATTAAGTGAAACATTACGTTCGACTTGATGTCTTTTCAGACGTGAGACAGGACGCCGCCGACAACCGATACGCCATCGTCACCGCAGCTAGACAGTTGCTTGTGGACGAAGGGCCACACGTGTCCATGCGCACTATCGCCGGAGCTGCCAAAGTCGGAGTCGCAACGGTGACGCGCCACTTCCCGGAGCGCACGGACCTGTACGACGCCGTGAGCGAACAAACCTTGAACGACATTGTTCAGATCCTCGACGATCACTCCGTCGAATTCACGGTAGATACGCGAAAGGCTTGGCGCGACACCATCCATGCAATCGGCAACCTAGGGCTTGCGGCTATCGCTCAGGGATCCGCCGAAAAGCGTGCTGCGGAAGTGCGGGAGATCTACGACGGGCTCCTCGCTCCCGCGAAGCGAGCCAAGCTCTGTCCCGCAGACCTGGATCCGTTGGAGTTGCACTTCTCGCTTGGCATTGTGAGCCGACCGCTGCCTGCCCCAGCGCCTGACGTCATCCGCTGGGATAGCATGACGCACAAAATGATCGACACGCTACTCGACGGCTGGGAAGCTCAAGCACACTCAGCTGAATATTAAGTTCCGAGTTTTCGCAGGCCACGGCCTAAACTCCCCCTGCATGAACACTGATCAACAGCTCACGCGCACTGAGCGCCTCGACCGCCTTCCTGTCACCCCGAAACACAAACGCCTGCTTGTCGGCTCCGGCATTGGCTGGGCGCTGGACGCGATGGACATCGGCTTGGTGTCGTTCATCATCGCAGCACTCGCCATCCACTGGGATCTAGACAAGACCACGACGAGTTGGATCGCGTCGGTTGGGTTTATCGGTATGGCGATCGGCGCGTCGCTCGGCGGGTTGCTCGCCGACAAGATCGGACGCCGCCAGGTGTTCGCCGCGACGCTGCTGCTCTACGGGTTGGCCACGGGCGCGTCGGCGCTGGCGTGGTCGGTCGCGTCGCTGATCGTGTTCCGCTTCCTGGTGGGCTTGGGCCTCGGCGCGGAACTTCCCGTTGCGTCCACACTGGTCAGCGAGTTTTCTCCACGTAAGGTGCGCGGGCGCATGGTGGTGCTGCTCGAAGCGTTTTGGGCGGTGGGTTGGATTCTGGCGGCGGTGATCGGCACGTTTGTCGTCGCTAATGGCGAGACCGGTTGGCGCTGGGGCTTCGCCATCGGCGCGCTACCCGCCCTGTACGCGATCGTGGTGCGCCTGGGCCTGCCGGAATCGGTGCGCTTCCTGGAATCCAAGGGCCGCCACGACGAGGCTGAGGAGATCGTGCGCTCCTTCGAGGCGGAGGCCGACCCCGCAAACTACGACACCACCGTGCCTGCACAGGAGGAGCCGATCCAAGGTGGCATCTGGGGCGCTGCTTTGCGACGACGCACCGCCGCCTTCTGGACCGTCTGGTTCTGCGTGTCGCTGTCCTACTACGGCGCCTTCATCTGGATCCCATCCCTGCTGGTGGAGCAGGGTTTCTCGCTCGTGCGGTCATTCACGTTCACGCTGATTATCACGCTTGCGCAGTTGCCGGGCTACGCGGTTGCCGCCTGGCTCATCGAGGTCTGGGGGCGCAGGACGACCCTGTCCGTGTTCCTCGCAGGGTCTGCGGTCTCCGCGTTCGGCTTCGGCATGGCGAGTGCCGAGTGGCAGATCATCCTCGCGGGCTGCCTGCTGTCGTTCTTCAATCTCGGCGCATGGGGCGCGCTGTACGCGATCGGCCCGGAGCTCTACCCCACCGCGATCCGCGCGACCGGCACCGGCGCGGGTGCCGCGTTCGGCCGCATCGGTTCGATCCTCGCCCCGCTCGTGGTCCCGCCGGTGCTGGCGTTCGGCGGCTCGACCGCAGTGTTCGGCGTGTTTGCCGCAGCGTTCCTGCTGGCGTGCGTCGCTGCGTTTACGTTGCCGGAGCAAAAGGGAGTTGCGCTTGCCTAGCGACGACACCACGTACCATCGCACTCATCCCCCGTTCCCGTGTTAAGGATTGCCATGCGTCGCGTACTCGCCCCCTTGTCTCTGCTGACCGCCTTGTTGCTCGCCGGTTGCGCGGGTGGGACCGGCGAGCCGGAGACCATCGTGGTCACCTCGACCGAAGTCGTCGACGCACCCGCACCTGAATCGGCGCCGGAGGCGAATCCCGAAACCGAGCCGGAATCCGAACCCGAGGCTGCACCAGCACCAGAGCAGCCCGCTGCCCCGCTAGCCGGAGCGTTCGAACTCGACCCGGCGTACAAAGGTCAGGTCGGCGGCAAGTGCGGCATGACACCCGACGGCGCGAAGATCTCAGTCGGCGACACCACCTCCTGCGACCTCGCGGCAGCGGCCTACCCACATGCGATTAACGCCACGTGGGCCTGGAGTAACAAACCAAACGTAACGTCGGTGCCGTTCACGAATATCTCCGGTGTACCCAGCCCCATCACCGGCGGTGCGTATGACCTGCGCTGCGCTGTCGGATCTTCGGGGCAGACGATGAGCTGCTACGGCCCGGACAACGACCCGTACATGACCTACGAGCTCGAGATGACCACAACGTGGCACCCGCGCATCAACATCGTTGGGGAGTACCCACACAACTAACTAACCGTGGGCCATGTTGACAAAGCGCGAGTAGTGCAGCTGGTGCGCCACCGGGATGGTGTCAATCGGGCCGCCACGGTGCTTGGCCACGATGATGTCGGCTTCGCCGGCGCGCTCGTCGTCACGATCCTGTGAGTCCGGGCGGTACAGCAGGAACACCATGTCGGCGTCCTGCTCCAGCGAGCCCGACTCACGCAGGTCAGCCAACTGCGGGCGCTTGTCGGTACGTGCTTCGGGGCCACGGTTGAGCTGCGAAATCGCAATGACCGGCACCTCGAGCTCCTTGGCCAACAGCTTGAGGTGGCGGGAGAACTCCGAGACCTCCTGCTGGCGGGACTCAACGCGCTTGCCGGAGCTCATCAGCTGCAGGTAGTCCACCACAACCAGGTCCAGGCCGTGCTGCTGCTTGAGGCGGCGTGCCTTGGAGCGAATCTCCATCATGGTGAGGTTCGGGGAGTCGTCGATAAATAGCGGCGCATCCTGGATCTCCGTGAGGCGCTTGGTCAGCTTCTCCCAGTCGCGCTCCTCCATCTGGCCGGAACGCATCGCGGAAAGCTTGATCTCCGTCTCGGCGGAGAGCATGCGCATGATGATCTCGGAGGCACTCATTTCCAGCGAGAAGATCACGCTGGTTTTGCCCTGGTGGATCGAGCAGGAGCGCATGAAGTCCAGCGCTAGTGTCGACTTACCCACACCAGGACGTGCTGCGATGATGATCATCTGGCCGGCGTGAAGGCCGTTGGTGAGCTTGTCTAGGTCGATAAACCCAGTCGGCACGCCGGCCTCGAGGGCACCGCCGGATGCGATCATGGTCAGCTCGTCGATAGTTGGCTTGAGCAATTCCGAGAGCGGACGGTAATCCTCGCCCACGTTATTGCGGGAAATGGAGAACACCTTCTGCTGCGCATGGTCGACGAGCGCTTCGATCTCCATGCCCTCTTCGCCCTCGTAGCCCAACTGGACCACCTGGGTGCCGGCGTTAACCAGCTGGCGCAGGATCGACTTCTCTTCGACGATCTCCGCGTAGTAGCCGGCGTTCGCCGACGTCGGCACCTCAGAGATCAGCGTGTGCAGATACGGGGCGCCACCGACGCGCTCCAGTTCGTTGAGACGGTCCAAGCGTGCCGCGACAATGAGCACGTCGACGGAGCTTCCCTGGGAGAACAGGTCCAGAATCGCCTGGTAGATAAGCTGGTGCGCCGGGTGGTAAAAGTCATCCGGCCGCAGCCCGTCGGCCACGTCCAGGATCACGTCCGGGTTGAGCAGCATTGCGCCGAGGACGGAACGCTCCGCGCGCTCGTCGTGGGGTGGGGTGCGGTACTCCTGCTGGACGTCACCACGGTTGTTGCCGTACTTGTTGTAGCGCTTCTGGCCACCCTTGCCGTTGCCACCGAAGTTATCGCCGCCGGCGAAGCGGTTGGAGCCGCCAGTGTTTTGTTCGAAGTCGGCGAAGTCCCCAAAGTCGCCGTAGTCCGCTACCGGCTCCGGTGGTGGTACGTAGTCGTCGAAGCTGTCGTTCGCACCCATGTTTTCCCCTTTCACTGTGGCTATGACACTACCCTCTCCTCCGACATTTTCTAGACCCACCAGACGAGTTATCCACAGGGGCTGTGAAATCTTTCGACATTGTGCGGGTAGTTATTCACAAGTCATCCACCCAGCTTGTGGAGAACTTGTGTACAGCGACACCAAACCCGCAGGAACTTATCCCAAACGCGCAGGTCAAACGCTATTCATCCAAACCCCACGCTCCGGGTGTAGCCGGGGGATAACTTCTCACCACGGGGTTTGACAAAGCACATTTCAACAGTTTCGGACCCCTTTTTTGGCCCCTGCAGCCACGTGCCCAGGCACTTTGGATCCACACTTATCCACATCAATCACACGCCATGACAACTGTTCCGCAGTTACAGTGCATACATGGAAACACGAGGCATTCTTTGGATCTACGCCATCGCAATGGTGGTGTTCCCTGCGGCGTGGATAAGCCTGTTGCGCCTGATCGGCGGCGGCTGGGAGTTTCGGACTGCCACGGCGCTCTTCGGCACCTTCGAGGCCGCGACCACATTGCTCGCGCTGGGTGGTGCCACGTGGTTCACCGCCGCGGCGCGCGGTCGCAAGAAAATAGGCGCACTGGTCACGGTGTGGCTCGCAACCGCCTGCCTCGTCGTCGGCTGGGGCTCGATGGCCGTTGCGCATTGGGAGGAGTACCAGGCCGACATGGCGTTGCCGATCATCAACTTGTTCATGCTCCTCATCCCAGTCGGCACGGTGCTTGTCTTCGCCGCCGCCATCGCCGAGTCCGCATCACGCGCGCGAAGCAAACGCCAGCGGTAGCACCTCCACCCCGTACCGTTCCGCAAGGTCGGCTGCCGCAACCGTGACCGACCAACCGGAATCCACCTCCCCGGTCAGCAGCAGCACGGGGCCTGTCTCCACCTCGAGGCCCGTGTAGTCGTAGTACCGGTCAAGCCCGTTGACGCGAAACGCCGAGTTTCGTGCTTCTACCTCGCGCGATGGCGTATCGACGACCCCACCAAACCGCATCTGCCCCACCCTTGCCAGCGCTTCTGCGGTAGCCACGATCATCTCGTTTCGTGCCGGATCAGCATCGCCCAAAGCGACGACAGTGGTGGGGCGTTCCTCCCAGGCCCAGTCCGCGAGCACCGCCACGAACCGGCCCAGCCAGGCATCCTCACGCCAGTTGCTCAGCGGCCGGTAGGTGTTCGCCCGCAGCAGCTCTGCCAGGGCGGGACCGCGGGCGACGTCGTTGAGACGCCCCAACGCTTTGCCTTGCAGCACGCCCTTGATCTTGCCGCGGCGCGCGGAGCCGGTCGGCCACATTTTGCGTTGGGTAAGTTGGACGCCGGGGGCGCGCAGTTGTTCGTCCATACGCTGCGCCAACGCAGCGTCCACGTCCACTGGCAGGTGATTGCCGGTGCAGTTGTCGCAGCGCCCGCAACGCTCATCGGGCGCGAGAGTGGGGTCGTCGAGTTCACGACGTAGAAACGCTATGCGGCACCCGTCCGTGGCTTCGTAAGCCAGCATCAGGTCTTGTTCGCGCTTACGCGCTTCGGCGAGCCCGCCGTAGCGCTCGTGGTCATACTCCCAGGCAGCACCGGTGGACACCCAGCCGCCCTTCACGCGACGCACGGCGCCGTCGACGTCGAGAACCTTCAGGGCCTGGTCGATACGCGTACGGGAGAGGTCCACGAAGTTCTCCAGCCGAGGTGTGGAGAACGGCTCCTCGCTTAGCGCGCCGAGAAGTTGGCGCACCACGTGTTCCTCCGGCATGGACACGGACGCGAAGTAGTCCCACACGCGCTCGTCCTCAGGCCCGGGCAGCAACACGACCTCAGCGTGGTCGGTAGCACGCCCGGCGCGGCCGATCTGCTGGTAGTAACTCACTGGCGACGACGGCGCCCCCAGGTGCACAACAAACCCCAGGTCGGGTTTGTCGAAGCCCATGCCCAGCGCGGACGTAGCCACGAGCGCTTTGAGTTCGTTGTCGATCAGGGCGCGCTCGAGGCGTTCGCGCTCCTCCGCTTCGGTGCGTCCGGTGTACGCGGCGACGTTCCAGCCAGCGTTTTCGAGTGCCTCGGCGAGGTCGTGCGCAGCGGCGACGGTCAGGCAATAGATGATGCCGGAGCCGTTGACATAGGCGAGGTACTGCGCGATCCACGCCGCGCGCTGGGTTGGGTCCGGCAACTGCACCACGTTCAGCGCGAGCGACTCGCGGTCCAGCCCGCCACGCAGCACACCGGTGTTCTCGCCGAGTTGAGCCACAACGTCAGCCACCACACGGTCGTTCGCGGTCGCTGTCGTGGCGAGGACCGGGGTGGCCTCCGGGAGGTCGTCGATTAGCACCGCAATACGGCGATAATCGGGGCGGAAGTCGTGGCCCCAGTCCGAAATACAGTGCGCCTCGTCCACCACCAACATCCCCGCAGAACGCGCCAGTTGTGGAAGCACCTGCTCTCTAAAATCCGGCGCGTTGAGGCGCTCTGGGCTGATTAGCAGCAGGTCATAGTCGTTCAGGTGCGCTTGGATCTCGTCCCACTCCGTCATATTCGCGGAGTTGATCGTCGCCGCACGAATCCCCGCGCGCGCCGCCGACTCCACCTGGTTACGCATCAACGCCAACAGCGGCGACACAATGATCGACGGCCCCGCACCCGCCTCACGCAGCAACTTCGCCGCGATGAAGTACACCGCCGACTTACCCCAACCGGTGCGCTGCACGACAAGCATGCGTTTGCGCTGGTTCACTAACGCATCGATGGCGGTCCACTGGTCGTCGCGAAGCATGGCTTCGGGGCCCGCAATGCCTTTGAGAAGTTCGTCTGCTTGTGTGCGCGTCGCTGTCATGGCGCAACCCTATAACACCGCCACGACACGGCCCAGGCCTGCAGATACAGTAGTATCAGCGTCATGGAATCATTCGACGAGTCGGAAGTCGCGAGCTACGAGGAAACACGGCGACTTACGCACGCTGAGCTCGATCGTATTTTCAACGAGCGCGCTAACCTCATGGCGCGACTCAAGGACGCTTAACCAAACTCCCCTTCTGCCCAGTCCGCCATGAACTCGGCGATGCCGTGGGGGTCCGCGAGGAAGTCGCGCATCGCCCGAAACGCCAGCGTGTCCTCTGCGGCGAGGTTGCGCTCCACGCCGTCGTCGCTGATCTCGACGATCTCCGCACCCGGGATCGCCGCCACAATGGGCGAATGCGTGACGACGACTACCTGCGCCCCCACTTCACCCAACGCATGCAACTGCGCCAGTAGGGCCATTTGGGCGACGGGGGACAGGCCGGACTCGGGCTCGTCGAGAAGATACAGCGCGTTGGGGATCAGCCGCGATGTCAGTTCGAGGACCGATTCGCCGTGGGAGCGCCCGCCGAATTCGGTGATGCGCGTATGTGTTTCGCCGCGCAGGAAGTAGCCGACTTTCGCCCGCGGGCCGGTGGTCAGGGTGAGCACGCCGTAAAGCGGGTCGTGGGCGCCCGCCTTCTCCACACCCCACGTGCCGCCTTCCAACGTGAACCCCCAGGCCCGCGCCATTCCCTCCAGCAGCGTGGACTTGCCCACCCCGTTGCCGCCAGTAATCACCGTAATCGGCCGCCTAAAGGCAAACCCGAACTCGGCGACGTGCGCGATGGCCGGGGTCTCCACAGTCCACGGCGGTGCGGCTTGGGCGTCGACGTCGACGCGTTGGATGAACATCATGGTCCCACCAGGTAGCGGGCGGTGCCGGTTGGGTCGTTGATGAATTCGCGGGTGGCGGTGACGGGCTCGCAGTCGTCGAAAAGCACAGGCTCGAGGTCGGGAACATGCAGGATGCGGGCGTCTGGGATGGCAAGGAGCACAGGCGAATGCGTTGCGACGACCACCTGTGCCCCACGCCGCGCGAGCACCGTCAGCAGGCCGAGGAGTTCGAGTTGGGAGAAGATGGAGAGGCCGTCTTCGGGCTCGTCGAGAAGAATTAGCGAGTCCGGGCCGAAGCGGGTGCGCGCCAGGTCCATGATGCCCTGGCCGTGGCTGCGTCTGGTGAGGCCTACAAGCGGGTCGGCGGGCCCCAGGCTCTCGTGGTATTCCGCAAGGTCAAGGTATGTTTCGCCGCGCAGGAAGTAGACGTCGCGGGGGTTTTCGCGGCGCGTCAGCGTGAGCGAGCGGTGCAGGGCCGAATGGTCTGCGGCGGTAAAGCGCGCGTGGCGCGAACCGCCAGCAGCGTTGGCGCCCATGGCCACGGCGATCGCCTCGACGAGCGTGGATTTTCCGGAACCGTTATCGCCGGTCAACAGCGTGACCTGGCCTAACTCGAGCGGCGTTTGTTGGAGGGAGTGCACCACCGACAGATCACGCGCGTAGCCCTGGACAGGAGCATCAATGCGCACACGGGTAAGAAACATGGGGCTACCGCCAGTTCTCAATCTTCAAGCCGCCAACCCGTGAAAACTCTTTCTCGTTGGCGGTGACTAGGACTAAGTCTTGTCGGATCGCTTGGGCCGCAATCCATAGATCGTTAGCC includes the following:
- a CDS encoding PspA/IM30 family protein encodes the protein MANPFTKGWKYLMQSFDTKIDENADPKVQIQQAIAAAKKQHQDITQQAANIIGNRNQLQMKLDRLIKSQDDLQAKARTALQAADKATAAGDTEKAQQFNSTAEVIATQLVSVEQELEQTKQSYASADHAAKEAQQKQKQSEARLQEQLAQVSQLESQLNQAKMQEHTARTMDTMNQFNTDDVPTLDGVRDKIERRYANALGQQELMKDSMNDRIAEIESGSSDAAASNRLAEIRASMGGELEAGSGASASAADRQLEAGSEGDAADSAETADTGAAEAAGAADDTIGDAEAYLRDAESDADAKADADTDAETDSGAER
- the trxA gene encoding thioredoxin gives rise to the protein MSTIDVTEDTFEQTVTQDGIVFVDAWASWCGPCRQFAPTYEKASETHTDVTFAKLDTEANQQLAAALEIQAIPTLMAFRDGIMIWQQAGALPPAAFEDVISQVKALDMDEVRRQIAAQNTEEN
- a CDS encoding heavy-metal-associated domain-containing protein, with the translated sequence MAERTFQVEGMTCGHCELSVQEEVGEIAGVTGVKADHKTGNVVVEGEGYSDADIAAAVEEAGYKLA
- a CDS encoding heavy metal translocating P-type ATPase — translated: MTQPPVALQHIELGVTGMTCSSCSSRIQRKLNKLDGVDASVNYSTETATVSFDPSSTSTQLLIDEVRAAGYDAFEMGDENGGEAGEDGGSSTSNALDEARDEEAEYLKRTTIWSALVSLPVMLVSMIHGLQFPNWEFAALAATTLVFFSAGSVFHRATWVNLKHGAMTMDTLITLGTSAAYLWSIWALFVGGPGEPVYLETACVVITFLLLGRWFETRAKGQSSEALRELLSMGAKDAAVIRGDKEVRVPISQVVVGDRFVVRPGEKVATDGRVISGHSAIDESMLTGESVPVEVGEGSMVTGATLNTSGRLVVEATRVGSETTLAQMGQLVKDAQAGKAPVERLVDRISQVFVPTVVVVSLITLVGHLLVGHAVEDAFTAAVAVLIIACPCALGLATPTAILVGTGRGAQMGLLIKGPDVLESTRQVDTVVMDKTGTVTTGQMGVADVLPGPGYEADEVLRLAAGVEAGSEHPIAQAIVEAADEVPEATGFENLPGQGASARIDDTLVRVGRPTGELGALADAFTEAEQRGATAVAVEVDGVVAGVIAVRDTVKEDSRDAVARLRDLGMTPHLLTGDNQGAAEAVAAEVGIDPANVTAGVLPEDKVNVVKRLQDSGHRVAMIGDGVNDAAALAQADLGMAMGAGTDVAIEASDITLMHSSLRSAVDAIRLSRKTLKTIKGNLFWAFAYNVLLIPVAALGFLDPMLAGIAMAFSSVFVVSNSLRLRAFKSE
- a CDS encoding TetR/AcrR family transcriptional regulator, with translation MKHYVRLDVFSDVRQDAADNRYAIVTAARQLLVDEGPHVSMRTIAGAAKVGVATVTRHFPERTDLYDAVSEQTLNDIVQILDDHSVEFTVDTRKAWRDTIHAIGNLGLAAIAQGSAEKRAAEVREIYDGLLAPAKRAKLCPADLDPLELHFSLGIVSRPLPAPAPDVIRWDSMTHKMIDTLLDGWEAQAHSAEY
- a CDS encoding MFS transporter; translation: MNTDQQLTRTERLDRLPVTPKHKRLLVGSGIGWALDAMDIGLVSFIIAALAIHWDLDKTTTSWIASVGFIGMAIGASLGGLLADKIGRRQVFAATLLLYGLATGASALAWSVASLIVFRFLVGLGLGAELPVASTLVSEFSPRKVRGRMVVLLEAFWAVGWILAAVIGTFVVANGETGWRWGFAIGALPALYAIVVRLGLPESVRFLESKGRHDEAEEIVRSFEAEADPANYDTTVPAQEEPIQGGIWGAALRRRTAAFWTVWFCVSLSYYGAFIWIPSLLVEQGFSLVRSFTFTLIITLAQLPGYAVAAWLIEVWGRRTTLSVFLAGSAVSAFGFGMASAEWQIILAGCLLSFFNLGAWGALYAIGPELYPTAIRATGTGAGAAFGRIGSILAPLVVPPVLAFGGSTAVFGVFAAAFLLACVAAFTLPEQKGVALA